The genomic segment CGAACTGACCGCCGCGCGGGTATTTCACCTGCGCCAGGGGCCCGGTGCGGTTAGCCTGCCGGCGATGACTCTTGTATATGACGAGGCCGGCACCGGTGCGCCGGTCCTGCTGCTGCATTCCTCCGTGTGCGATCGCCGGATGTGGGACGACCAGGTGCCGGCGCTGGCCGCGGCCGGGTTCCGGACGGTGCGCTGCGACCTGCGCGCGTTCGGTGACACCCCGGTCTCGCGCGAGCCGTACCGCAACATCGACGACGTCCAGGACCTGCTCGACACCCTGGGAATCGACCGGGTGTCCCTGGTGGGTTCCTCGTACGGCGGCGGGGTCGCGCTGGAGTTCGCGGCGACCTGGCCGGCGCGGGTCGACGCGCTGCTGCTGCTGTGCGCGGCGGTACCGGGGATCGAACCGGGGCCGGCCCAGCGCGAGTTCGGTGCCAAGGAGGACGCGCTGTTCGAGGCCGACGACGTGGCCGGTGCGGTGGCGCTCAACGTCGACACCTGGCTCGGCCCCGACGCCGACGAGACGGCCCGGCAGCGGGTGGCGACGATGCAGCGCCGGGCGTTCGACGTGCAGTTGGCGGCCGGCGACGAGATGGTCAACCCGACCGGGCCGACCGTCGACCTGACCCGGGTCACCGCCCGCACCCTGGCGGTGTCCGGTGGGCACGACATGGTCGACTTCCAGGCCGCCGCGGCCGAGGCGGCCCGCCTGGTACCCGATGGGCAGCTTCGGGAACTCGGCTGGGCCGGCCACTTCCCGAACCTGGAGCGCCCGGCCGAGACCACCGAACTGATCCTGGACTTCCTGTCCGCCAGCGGATCCTGAAATTCCCTCCCGCGCCGGTCACATCGGTGCCGGGGCATCCGTCATAGCGACGACAACGAGGCGGGCCGCAACCGGCCCGCGGTCGATGACGGAGGAGAAGACAGTGAGCGCACGGATGACGAACCCGGCCATGGTGCTGCCCGACGCGATGAAGGGGATCGGCAGCCTGACCAAGGGGATCGCCTCGGGTGGCGTGGGCAACGAGATCATGGAGATCGTCGGCCTGCGGGCCAGCCAGATCAACGGCTGCGGGCCCTGCGTGTTCTCGCACGTACGGAACCTGCGGAAGGCCGGCGTGGACGAGGACAAGATCGCCACGGTGGCGGTGTGGCGGCACGCGCCGTACTTCAGCGACGCGGAGATCGCGGCGCTCAAGCTCACCGAGGCGGTGACCCGGCTGGCCGACCGGTCCGACGAGCCGGTCTCGGACGAGCTGTGGGACGAGGTGTCGAAGCACTTCGACGAGAAGCAGCGGGCGGCGCTGATCCTGATGATCTCGATGTTGAACTTCTTCAACCGGATCAACGCCACGATCCAGGAGCCCGCCGGTACTCAGTGGTGAACGGCGCGGTGGCCCCGGGGTTCCGGGGCCACCGGCCGACCCGGACCGTCCGGTGTGGACCGTCCAGAATGGCTGACGCGGTGTGCGGCCCCCGGCCCGGACGGCTCCAGGTGGACGACGTCGAACGGTTCCGGGTGGG from the Actinocatenispora thailandica genome contains:
- a CDS encoding carboxymuconolactone decarboxylase family protein — its product is MSARMTNPAMVLPDAMKGIGSLTKGIASGGVGNEIMEIVGLRASQINGCGPCVFSHVRNLRKAGVDEDKIATVAVWRHAPYFSDAEIAALKLTEAVTRLADRSDEPVSDELWDEVSKHFDEKQRAALILMISMLNFFNRINATIQEPAGTQW
- a CDS encoding alpha/beta fold hydrolase; protein product: MTLVYDEAGTGAPVLLLHSSVCDRRMWDDQVPALAAAGFRTVRCDLRAFGDTPVSREPYRNIDDVQDLLDTLGIDRVSLVGSSYGGGVALEFAATWPARVDALLLLCAAVPGIEPGPAQREFGAKEDALFEADDVAGAVALNVDTWLGPDADETARQRVATMQRRAFDVQLAAGDEMVNPTGPTVDLTRVTARTLAVSGGHDMVDFQAAAAEAARLVPDGQLRELGWAGHFPNLERPAETTELILDFLSASGS